The Pseudofrankia inefficax genome window below encodes:
- a CDS encoding SDR family oxidoreductase, with product MSLFDAFRLDGKRVLVVGGATGMGAAAAEVALGLGAEVTVLDIAEITTVGAKAVHVDLRDTASIDAALAAAGAPFHVVLCAAGVADGTEGIEKTNFLGHKYLLERLLAADALPRGSAIGFISSAAGLGWEKNLDDLKVYLAIEDVAEASAWAIERKRADYVWSKQSICAYVATQAMPLLARGIRINAICPGPTDTPLARANAETWLGFGAGYRAEVGIEAATPLEQGYPLVFLCSDAAAGISGITLITDAGHFAAGNTGVWPADTGAVHYLLGKF from the coding sequence ATGTCGCTGTTCGACGCGTTCCGGCTCGACGGCAAGCGAGTGTTAGTAGTGGGTGGGGCGACCGGCATGGGCGCCGCCGCCGCCGAGGTCGCGCTGGGCCTCGGTGCCGAGGTGACCGTCCTGGACATCGCGGAGATCACCACGGTCGGCGCCAAGGCCGTCCACGTCGACCTGCGCGACACGGCGTCCATCGACGCGGCGCTCGCGGCCGCCGGGGCGCCGTTCCACGTGGTGCTGTGCGCCGCCGGCGTCGCCGACGGGACCGAGGGCATCGAGAAGACCAACTTCCTCGGCCACAAGTACCTGTTGGAGCGGCTGCTCGCCGCGGACGCGCTGCCGCGTGGCTCGGCCATCGGCTTCATCTCGTCGGCCGCCGGGCTCGGCTGGGAGAAGAACCTGGACGACCTGAAGGTCTACCTCGCGATCGAGGACGTCGCCGAGGCCTCGGCGTGGGCGATCGAGCGCAAGCGGGCCGACTACGTCTGGAGCAAGCAGTCGATCTGTGCGTACGTGGCCACCCAGGCCATGCCGCTGCTGGCTCGTGGCATCCGGATCAACGCGATCTGCCCCGGGCCCACGGACACCCCGCTCGCGCGGGCGAATGCCGAGACCTGGCTCGGCTTCGGCGCCGGCTACCGCGCCGAGGTCGGCATCGAGGCGGCGACCCCGCTGGAGCAGGGCTACCCGCTGGTGTTCCTGTGCTCGGACGCCGCCGCCGGGATCAGCGGCATCACCCTGATCACCGACGCCGGCCACTTCGCCGCCGGCAACACCGGGGTCTGGCCGGCGGACACCGGCGCGGTCCACTACCTGCTGGGCAAGTTTTGA
- a CDS encoding TetR/AcrR family transcriptional regulator, which translates to MASTDNVSPPAPVPGARSEGRDKASGPRSRKGAATRARLVQAAKAVFEEDGFLDARISDIAEHAGLSHGSFYHYFDSKEQIFREVAMAVGDLLQQPMYTSVFNGPSARTPAATIRHVATQFLASYRDEARIIGVIEMVSRYDPELTSIRFEYQEADRIRAAKAVRRMQQQGWADPSIIPEVALAAMSAMMNRFAEMWFVQKLFEFDFDDGVEQLVRLCLNALQLEDPAVDPNGR; encoded by the coding sequence GTGGCGTCCACGGATAATGTGTCCCCGCCCGCGCCGGTGCCCGGCGCCCGGTCGGAGGGGCGAGACAAGGCGAGCGGGCCGCGTTCCCGCAAGGGCGCCGCTACCAGAGCGCGGCTGGTGCAGGCCGCGAAGGCCGTCTTCGAGGAGGACGGTTTCCTGGACGCCCGGATCTCCGACATCGCCGAGCACGCCGGGCTGTCACACGGGTCGTTCTACCATTACTTCGACTCGAAGGAACAGATCTTCCGCGAGGTCGCCATGGCAGTGGGCGACCTTCTCCAGCAGCCGATGTACACCTCGGTGTTCAACGGGCCCTCCGCCAGGACGCCGGCCGCGACGATCCGGCACGTGGCCACGCAGTTCCTGGCCAGCTACCGGGACGAGGCCCGGATCATCGGCGTCATCGAGATGGTCTCGCGATACGACCCGGAACTGACCAGTATCCGGTTCGAATACCAGGAGGCCGACCGTATCCGCGCCGCCAAGGCCGTGCGCCGGATGCAACAGCAGGGCTGGGCCGACCCGAGCATCATCCCCGAGGTGGCGCTGGCGGCGATGAGCGCGATGATGAACCGCTTCGCCGAGATGTGGTTTGTGCAGAAGCTGTTCGAGTTTGATTTCGACGACGGGGTCGAACAACTCGTCCGTCTTTGCCTGAACGCTCTCCAGCTGGAGGATCCAGCAGTCGACCCGAACGGGCGCTGA
- a CDS encoding desulfoferrodoxin: MTALKAGARLKDEATGVEAVVVRVTAESSLELRPGGPAALGKRYTCAVCEAQVLVAKAGAAEPVCHGEPMSLAQAKPLPSSD, from the coding sequence ATGACAGCCCTGAAGGCCGGCGCCCGGCTGAAGGACGAGGCGACTGGCGTGGAGGCGGTCGTCGTCCGGGTCACCGCGGAGTCAAGCCTCGAACTGCGCCCGGGCGGCCCGGCCGCGCTGGGCAAGCGCTACACCTGCGCCGTGTGCGAGGCCCAGGTCCTCGTCGCCAAGGCCGGTGCCGCCGAGCCCGTCTGCCACGGCGAGCCGATGTCTCTCGCCCAGGCCAAGCCGCTTCCGTCCTCGGACTGA
- a CDS encoding cysteine hydrolase family protein yields MAVDLAALLKPAHTVLLTQECQNGVIGTPSSLPILAEVARESGMIANVARLAAGARAAGVGVLHAIAARRPDGRGSSTNARLFLGTDKAPVKQLLGTPAVEVLDEIGREPSDLVSVRLHGVSPIAGTDVDALLTNLGARTVVIVGVSSNVAVPAAVFDAVNLGYQVVVVRDAIAGVPTEYTDLVLRNSLALCATIVGTDDVLAAWEKSSAD; encoded by the coding sequence ATGGCGGTAGATCTCGCCGCGTTACTGAAGCCGGCGCACACCGTCCTGCTCACGCAGGAGTGCCAGAACGGCGTCATCGGCACGCCCAGCTCGCTGCCCATCCTCGCCGAGGTGGCCCGCGAGTCGGGAATGATCGCCAACGTGGCCCGGCTGGCCGCCGGCGCCCGGGCCGCGGGCGTCGGCGTGCTGCACGCGATCGCGGCGCGCCGGCCGGACGGCCGCGGTTCCAGCACCAACGCCCGGCTCTTCCTCGGCACCGACAAGGCGCCGGTCAAGCAGCTGCTCGGCACGCCGGCGGTCGAGGTCCTCGACGAGATCGGCCGGGAGCCCTCCGACCTGGTCTCGGTCCGGCTGCATGGCGTCTCGCCGATCGCCGGGACGGATGTCGACGCGCTGTTGACCAACCTGGGCGCGAGGACGGTGGTGATCGTCGGGGTGTCGTCGAACGTCGCCGTCCCGGCGGCCGTGTTCGACGCGGTGAACCTGGGCTACCAGGTCGTGGTCGTCCGGGACGCGATCGCCGGCGTGCCCACCGAGTACACCGATCTGGTGCTGCGCAACTCGCTGGCGCTGTGCGCCACGATCGTGGGCACCGACGACGTTCTCGCCGCCTGGGAGAAGTCCTCCGCAGACTGA
- a CDS encoding SDR family NAD(P)-dependent oxidoreductase, giving the protein MGLLDGKVAIVTGAGHGIGRGHALELAKQGAKVVVNDLGGTLRGEGQGRAADETVALIEKRGGIAVADYADVGDFDQCGELIGRAVDVFGKLDVLVNNAGIVRDSVIWNMPPEDFDAVIRVHLRGTWATCQHAAKYWRAAAKAKGGPVGGRIINTTSGAGLGGNFGQSSYAAAKAAIVAVTQTLALELLRSGVTVNAVGPSGLTRITATIPGMGEAFEPDEVAEGEYHPMDPANSSPLVAWLASDEADHVTGQVIRVIEDRIIWMRGWTERKVISAGGKRWDPTKLGEVLAQDVFETRGPGMRFPPS; this is encoded by the coding sequence ATGGGGCTGCTCGACGGCAAGGTCGCGATCGTCACCGGAGCCGGGCACGGCATCGGCCGGGGCCACGCCCTCGAACTGGCGAAGCAGGGCGCGAAGGTCGTCGTGAACGACCTGGGCGGCACGCTGCGCGGTGAGGGCCAGGGCCGCGCCGCCGACGAGACCGTCGCGCTCATCGAGAAGCGCGGCGGCATCGCGGTCGCCGACTACGCCGACGTCGGCGACTTCGACCAGTGCGGTGAGCTGATCGGCCGCGCGGTGGACGTGTTCGGCAAGCTCGACGTCCTGGTGAACAACGCCGGCATCGTGCGCGACTCGGTGATCTGGAACATGCCGCCGGAGGACTTCGACGCGGTCATCCGGGTCCACCTGCGCGGCACCTGGGCCACCTGCCAGCACGCGGCCAAGTACTGGCGCGCCGCGGCCAAGGCCAAGGGCGGCCCGGTCGGCGGCCGGATCATCAACACGACCTCCGGGGCGGGCCTCGGGGGCAACTTCGGCCAGTCGAGCTACGCCGCGGCCAAGGCGGCGATCGTCGCCGTCACCCAGACGCTCGCGCTGGAGCTGCTGCGCTCCGGCGTGACGGTGAACGCGGTGGGCCCGTCCGGCCTCACCCGGATCACCGCCACGATCCCGGGCATGGGCGAGGCGTTCGAGCCGGACGAGGTCGCCGAGGGCGAGTACCACCCCATGGACCCCGCGAACAGCTCCCCGCTGGTCGCGTGGCTCGCCAGCGACGAGGCCGACCACGTGACCGGCCAGGTCATCCGGGTGATCGAGGACAGGATCATCTGGATGCGCGGCTGGACCGAGCGCAAGGTCATCTCGGCGGGCGGCAAGCGCTGGGACCCGACCAAGCTTGGCGAGGTGCTGGCGCAGGACGTCTTCGAGACCCGCGGCCCCGGGATGCGCTTCCCTCCCTCCTGA
- a CDS encoding CaiB/BaiF CoA transferase family protein yields the protein MTSEVPPMPDETAPRPSATAPLAGVRIVDVSMLGPGALTTHLADLGADVIKVEPPGGEYVRKMVWPFIEGVSLLHWHISRGKRSVELDLRTEAGLEVFRDLVRGADAVVEAMRPGALDRRGLGFAALSELNPRLVMCSISGYGASGPYRDLPSHGIAYDTWAGVVTPAVDANGFTYLPEHASIGIHAGPLYGALGLVAAILAARETGRGSHVEVGQADAAAAMDWLRSETYRAYERPEDEVTGNPVDDYERRTPGTGGMEDGVRYQVYRSADGHVLFMASERKFWKNFCAGVGRMDLYDRRPGAEFADHARGDLATRAELTEIFATRTTAEWIRFAGEHDTTIAPVNTPKSIVEDPQFADRLPWLPAETFGIDELPFPVRFDGSNPRPRGRAPKPGEHAAEILAGVLGYDEAKVAELRAAGAFGRA from the coding sequence ATGACCAGCGAGGTGCCGCCCATGCCCGACGAGACCGCCCCCCGGCCGTCCGCGACCGCTCCGCTCGCTGGGGTACGCATCGTCGACGTGTCGATGCTGGGACCCGGCGCGTTGACGACCCACCTGGCCGACCTGGGCGCGGACGTCATCAAGGTGGAGCCGCCGGGCGGCGAGTACGTCCGCAAGATGGTGTGGCCGTTCATCGAGGGCGTCTCCCTGCTGCACTGGCACATCTCCCGCGGCAAGCGCTCGGTCGAGCTGGACCTGCGCACCGAGGCCGGCCTCGAGGTCTTCCGCGACCTGGTCCGCGGCGCCGACGCCGTCGTCGAGGCGATGCGCCCGGGCGCCCTCGACCGGCGGGGGCTGGGCTTCGCGGCGCTCAGCGAGCTCAACCCGAGGCTCGTCATGTGCTCGATCTCCGGCTACGGCGCGAGCGGCCCGTACCGGGACCTGCCGAGCCACGGCATCGCCTACGACACCTGGGCCGGCGTAGTGACGCCCGCCGTCGACGCGAACGGCTTCACCTACCTGCCGGAGCACGCCTCGATCGGCATCCATGCCGGCCCGCTCTACGGCGCGCTCGGGCTCGTCGCCGCGATCCTCGCGGCCCGCGAGACCGGCCGGGGCAGCCACGTCGAGGTCGGTCAGGCGGACGCCGCCGCGGCGATGGACTGGCTGCGCAGCGAGACCTACCGGGCGTACGAGCGGCCCGAGGACGAGGTCACCGGCAACCCGGTGGACGACTACGAGCGGCGGACCCCGGGCACCGGCGGCATGGAGGACGGCGTCCGCTACCAGGTCTACCGGTCCGCCGACGGCCACGTCCTGTTCATGGCCTCGGAGCGGAAGTTCTGGAAGAACTTCTGCGCCGGCGTCGGCCGGATGGACCTCTACGACCGGCGCCCCGGCGCCGAGTTCGCCGACCACGCCCGCGGCGACCTGGCGACCCGCGCCGAGCTCACCGAGATCTTCGCGACGAGGACGACCGCCGAGTGGATCCGGTTCGCCGGCGAGCACGACACCACGATCGCGCCGGTCAACACCCCGAAGTCGATCGTCGAGGACCCGCAGTTCGCCGATCGGCTGCCCTGGCTGCCGGCCGAGACCTTCGGTATCGACGAGCTGCCGTTCCCGGTGCGGTTCGACGGGAGCAACCCCCGGCCGCGCGGCCGGGCGCCGAAGCCGGGAGAGCACGCGGCCGAGATCCTCGCCGGGGTTCTCGGCTATGACGAGGCGAAGGTCGCCGAGCTGCGCGCGGCCGGCGCGTTCGGCCGGGCCTGA
- a CDS encoding Hsp70 family protein — translation MAREWLLAVDLGTTWTKAAYTTADSADPVLVRVPATQLAWFPTTVARASDGRWLVGEAAQARRVSRPDWCWGDIKRDLGQREPRMLGGHPFAAVEAVSQPLLHAARLARRQAGRGFDRLVLSAPVTFTPDQHAALLEAGENAGFAPDTITIVDEAAAASRSVLGPRPEDGTWAVIDVGGGTFDAALVTANRGVAAVLDQVGDDQAGGHSIDTAIVTRLRELYQIDDGDGEAGRRRASYLRDAARMLREQLAEQRSADVFLPDLLLELSLTPAQLGELVEPVLAPAIERATAMLARNDLDWAKINGLVLSGGATRDPAVRARLAPLAPVRDAANPELAVVLGLTVPAEAPSRTILSLKY, via the coding sequence ATGGCGCGCGAGTGGCTCTTAGCCGTCGATCTGGGGACCACCTGGACGAAGGCCGCCTACACGACGGCGGACAGCGCCGACCCGGTGCTCGTCCGGGTCCCGGCGACCCAGCTGGCCTGGTTCCCCACGACGGTCGCCCGCGCGTCCGACGGGCGCTGGCTGGTCGGTGAGGCGGCCCAGGCCCGCCGGGTCAGCCGGCCCGACTGGTGCTGGGGCGACATCAAGCGCGACCTCGGCCAGCGCGAGCCCCGGATGCTGGGCGGCCACCCGTTCGCGGCGGTCGAGGCCGTCAGCCAGCCGCTGCTGCACGCGGCCCGGCTGGCCCGCCGTCAGGCCGGGCGTGGGTTCGACCGGCTCGTCCTCTCGGCGCCGGTCACCTTCACGCCCGACCAGCACGCCGCGCTGCTGGAGGCCGGTGAGAACGCCGGCTTCGCCCCCGACACCATCACGATCGTCGACGAGGCCGCGGCCGCCTCCCGGTCCGTCCTCGGCCCGCGGCCCGAGGACGGCACCTGGGCCGTGATCGACGTCGGCGGCGGAACCTTCGACGCGGCCCTCGTGACGGCCAACCGTGGGGTGGCCGCCGTGCTCGACCAGGTCGGCGACGACCAGGCGGGCGGCCACTCCATCGACACGGCGATCGTCACCCGGCTGCGCGAGCTCTACCAGATCGACGACGGCGACGGCGAGGCCGGGCGGCGCCGCGCCAGCTACCTGCGCGACGCCGCCCGGATGCTCCGGGAGCAGCTGGCCGAGCAGCGGTCGGCGGACGTCTTCCTGCCCGACCTCCTGCTGGAGCTCAGCCTCACGCCGGCGCAGCTGGGCGAGCTGGTCGAGCCCGTCCTCGCTCCGGCGATCGAGCGCGCCACGGCGATGCTGGCGCGCAACGACCTGGACTGGGCGAAGATCAACGGTCTGGTGCTCAGCGGCGGCGCCACCCGGGACCCGGCGGTCCGCGCGCGGCTGGCGCCGCTCGCCCCGGTACGCGACGCGGCCAACCCAGAGCTCGCCGTCGTCCTCGGGCTGACGGTCCCGGCCGAGGCGCCCAGCCGCACCATCCTGTCGCTCAAGTACTGA
- a CDS encoding TetR/AcrR family transcriptional regulator, with protein MTTPPGTRPRPPRRGGRPTREQAAQLDRDVREHALRLFLEHGYEGTSMDAIAQAAGTTKASLYARFPSKDAVFTSVFGWAMGRTDWPAPDPAPPAETDDLAGALTAIAQAAVRRALDPSMVRMSRIAIAQADRFPDLARRIQTTSGGGSPRQRQVADLLRRHAATGAIALTDDPDVLADLFVGMVSSAPARLASFGIRPDPVEAEARIQAAVRLFVGALRP; from the coding sequence ATGACCACGCCGCCCGGCACCCGGCCGCGCCCACCGCGCCGCGGCGGCCGGCCCACCCGCGAACAGGCGGCCCAGCTCGACCGGGACGTCCGCGAGCACGCGCTGCGGCTCTTCCTGGAGCACGGCTACGAGGGCACGTCGATGGACGCGATCGCGCAGGCCGCCGGGACGACGAAGGCGTCCCTCTACGCCCGGTTCCCCAGCAAGGACGCCGTCTTCACCTCGGTGTTCGGCTGGGCGATGGGCCGGACGGACTGGCCGGCGCCGGACCCGGCGCCACCGGCCGAGACGGACGACCTTGCCGGCGCGCTCACCGCGATCGCCCAGGCCGCCGTGCGCCGGGCGCTGGACCCGTCGATGGTGCGGATGAGCCGGATCGCGATCGCGCAGGCTGACCGGTTCCCCGACCTGGCCCGCCGCATCCAGACCACCTCCGGCGGTGGCTCGCCGCGCCAGCGTCAGGTGGCCGACCTGCTGCGCCGGCACGCGGCGACCGGTGCCATCGCGCTTACCGATGACCCCGACGTGCTCGCCGACCTGTTCGTCGGCATGGTCTCCAGCGCGCCGGCCAGGCTCGCGTCCTTCGGCATCCGGCCCGACCCGGTCGAGGCCGAGGCGCGCATCCAGGCCGCGGTCCGGCTCTTCGTCGGCGCCCTGCGCCCGTGA